The Candidatus Tumulicola sp. region CGCAGTCAACAGTTGCGCGTACGCACCACCGCGCAACTCGCGTGCGACCGCGCACGCCAGCAAGACGGTGACGCCGGCAAAGATTGCCGGCGGTAATCGCAGCGCCCACACCGCATAGCCGGCGGGTGCCGACAACCACGCTACGAACGGCGCGAACGGCGGCTGATCGACGTACCCCCACGACAGATGGCGAGCACAGTCGATGAAGTACAGTTCGTCTCGGTAGTATCCGTAGCGGTGGTTGAACGCGACGTGCACCAGCAGCGTTGCCACGGCCGCCACGTAGGCGACCGGATGCAGCTTCTTCACGCAGCGCCGGGGCGCGATTGATATCCGGCTATAAAGAGTTGCGCCACGCAGACGCCGGCGATCCCGGCCAGCGCGATGCATCCGAAGGTAAAACTCGCATCCCACCACGTCCCGCCGAACATCGGGAAGGCGAACAGAAAGTACGCCGCCATATACGCTGCCGGCACGACCCCGCCGAACCAGCGCAAAGCGCAGGCTCGCACGACCGACGGGCGATATTTCGCGACGATCGCGTCGCCCGCGGCACCGGCGACGATCGATGCGAGCAAGATCAATACGAACTCGCCGGCATCGGTCGATAATTCGCCGCCGATCCAACATTTTTCCGCGACGCACAGCACGATCAACGCACCGGGGTGCAGTTGTTTGCGGCTGCACATGTAGATCGTCGCTGCAGCCAAAACCAAGCTTTGCCAGATGACCGTCAAGATCTCGGTAGACTGCTTGTAGAACAGCATCACCGACAACACGAATTGTTGATGGATGAATTGCTGTTGCGAAAGCGGATGGTCGCGCAGCAGCGCCTCGGGATAAAATCCGAACTGCGTAACGAACTGCACGACTTCGAACGCGACCCCGAGGGAAACGAGCATCGGCAACTCGTCGACTAAGTTCGCGGCATTCGGCCTAGCCAGTCCGCTCCGCACCGGGCCGGTCACCAAGAAGAACAATCCCGTTAGTAAGACGAGGTGTGGCGGACTCAACAAGAGATCGAGCTGGTGCTCGAAGCCGAACACGGAATGCCACGCCGCGTCGAGCGCCCCGCCGAGAATCAAGCAAGCGGCACCTACCACGCTTTGCGTGTAACCGTGCGGGATAGCCGCCCAAAAGGAGCGACCGGGCTTCTGGTTCCGGCGAATCTCGAGCGTCAGGATGACCGCTGAAGCGATCGCTCCGCTGTACAACGTGACGTGCCAGGGGTTGAGAAACGTGTCGATCGTTTCAAACAGGTGCTGATGCGCGTCGATAAACAGGCCGGTCATCATCCAAACGGCTGCTATCGTTATGTACCAGTCCAAGCGTGTGGGTACGCCGGGACGAGAGTCGATAGACTCCTTTGGGATGGTAAACAAGGCCAGGGACGTCCCCATTAAGAAAATCGCGAGGCTCACCTCATGTTTCGGCTCGCCACAAAACACCTGCCGTGGCCTGTCGTGGTTGCATGTTGCATCGCGCTTGTTGGATGCGGCGGTTCACCCGTTGCCGTACCGTCCAACGTCGTCGTTGCAGCCCACCAACCGCGCGAATGGCCCTCGGCCGTCGTACGAACCCCCAACGCACCGCCGCATATGTTGCGCGTGTGGCTTTCCACGTTAACGCTTCATCCCGGCATGTGGCTCGACGGATCGGTGGTTGCCGATACGAACGTGGCTTCCGTCGAGATTCGAACCGCAGCGTTCTCGATCAACTGCGAGCACGTCGGACCCGGCTTGTTCCGGTTTCACACGCTGTTCTTGGAGCTGCCGCCGCTCTCGCGACGGCATACCTATCAGCTCGATATTATCGCGCGCAATACGCCCGGGGACGAAGAGATCGAACACGCGCCGCTGCGCATCGAATAATCAGTTGCGTTAGGGCGTCCGAGCTACGACGCGATGGTGCAGCTTCCCCAGCGGCAGAAAGTGCCGCAATGGAAGCTCGGCGGTGGCGGCGTGCCGGATGCCGGCGACCGATATCAGCGTGACGACGCCGACTGCGACGCACACCCAAAAAGCGGCGATCAGACCGCCGGCGAGGGCATCGGCCGGCGTTGCGCCGGCGTGCAACAACGCGCGGGCGCGCAGCTCTTGCGCCGACGCACCGAGTGCGACACCGAAGCCAATTCCCAACTGCAGCGCGAAACTCAGCGCGGCCGAAGCACTGCCTTCGTCGGCATCGTCGACATGACCGAGGCCGGCGATCATGCCGCTCTGATACGCGAGCATTCCACCGAAGCCGCCGATCACCGTGGCTGGAAGTAGGCCGTACCAGAACGGGGTGGATGGGTGGAGGAACAACAAAATCGCTTCACCCGCAACCATCACCGCGCTTGCGATGAAACCCATGGCACGCACGCCGATGCGGCGCACGATCGTCATCGTCAATGGAGCTGCCACAAACGATGCGATGACCGACGACGGTAAGAAGGCAAGACCGGCGTCGAGGGCGCTATATCCGGCGACGCGTTGGGCGTACATCGACGTAAAGACCAGCACGCCCGCATACGACATCGGCTGCAACAGCATGACCGCCGCGCCCGATAGCAAGTCGGGATACCGAAATAAGCGTGACGGCAAAATCGGCTCGGCTGCCCGGCGCTCGATTCGGACGAGCAGCACCAACAGCGCGATCGTCGCGACGATGCCGGCGCCGGTCGCAATCGACGTCCATCCGCGCTGCGGTACCGATTCGATCGTGTAGACGAACGTCAGCAGTGCGGCCGTCAGCGTTAGCGCGCCGACGACGTCGAGACGCGACGAACTTCGCTGCGGTGTGTCGCACGGCACGTACGTTCGCACCAGTACGAAGACGGCCACGGCAAACGGAATGTTGACGAAAAAGACGGATCTCCAGCCAAGAAATTGTACCAAAATCCCACCGAACAGCATCCCGGCTGCGATGCCGCTGCTGCCGATCGTTCCCCACAATGCAATCGCGCGCGAACGCGCGGGCCCGGCCGGAAACAACGACAATACGATTGCCAGCGCGGCCGGATTGACCATTGCAGCGCCAAGGCCTTGCAGTCCGCGCATCGCGATCAGGAACGTCCCGTCGTGCGCGAGACCGCCGAGTAGCGACGCGATGGTAAAGACCGCGAGGCCTACGATAAAGAAGCGGTAGCGGCCGTACAAGTCGGCGCACCGGCCGGTTAACATCAAAAAGCCCGCCAGGAAGATCGCGTACGTGCTGACGATCCATTGTCCTTGACCGGCGCTGAGATGAAGCTCGGTCTCGATCGTCGGCAACGCGATCGAAACGATCGAGAAATCGACCAGCAACATAAAGAAAGTCGCGCTCAAAACGAAGAACGCGACCCATGTTTTGCGACTCGGTGCCGCTACGGCGATGATTTGATCTTCGCGAGGAACCTGTATTGTTTTCCGCTTCTGGTCGCGGTTCCGGAGATGGTTCCGTCGTTCTCGAGCTTCCCGCGTACGGTGTATCCACTGATGCCACCGACGTCGAGATAGATATTGCCGCCGGTCACGGTGCCGGTCACATTGATCGTCCGGCCGTACATCGGGTCGGGCTTGACCGAGGTCGCCGTGTAGGTTCCGGAGATGATTCCGTGGTTGAATTTGAGCTTTAAGTCGCCGGAATACGGAACGCCGCCGTTCCACAGTGGATTGTATGCCGCGACGTAGGTCGCGCTCCATTGCGAAGCGTGCACGGAAACTGCGGCCGGTGATGCCGCACAGCAAATCGCGGCCAGCACGGAGGTGAGAAATGTAGCGCGCAAATATCGCACGGCGGCTCCTTTCGTTTATGCGGCTACGGCCGCATCAGCGCATCCCAATCGGTTCGGGAGATGCGCAGCGATTCTTCGTCGTGGTCTACCAGCGAACGCTTAGGCAAGCGTTCGCGTTCGCAGAGGTCGCGTGCGTTCGTATCGACGTAGAGCAGGCCGGTGACGAACTCCCCGCGCGCGGTTGCTTCATGGATAACGCCAAGCGCTAGACCGGCGTTGGTCGGATCGTAATCGACCTCCAGCTTGCGCAGCAGCACGTGCGATCCGTCATCGAGCTCGACGTCGCGCACGGTTCCGGGTTCGTAGTCGACCGTGATCTCGCGGCCGCCGGCGATGTAATCGGCCGTATGCAGCACGATGTCGTGATCCTTGACATACGCGTAACTCTTGGTCGAGCCTTCGTGATCGTTGAACGTAACGCACGGACTGATGATGTCGATAATCGCCGTTCCGCGATGCGAAAGGGCCGCTTGCAACAGAGGTACGAGCTGCTTGCCGTCGCCCGAAAACGAGCGGGCGACGAAGGTCGCGCCAAGTTCGATCGCCAGGCCGCAGACGTCGATGGTGGCGTACTCGTTTACCTTGCCGCCCTTTTGCGTGGAACCGACATCGGCGGTCGCCGAAAACTGGCCTTTTGTGAGCCCGTAGCAGCCATTATTTTCGATGATATACGTGAGGTCGACGTTGCGTCGAATCATGTGGCAATATTGCCCCAGTCCGATGCTGGCGGTATCGCCGTCGCCGCTGATGCCCATGACGACGAGATTGCGGTTCGCAACTTTCGCACCGGTTGCGGCCGACGGCATACGCCCGTGCAAGCCGTTGAAACCGTGCGCCTGCTCGACGAAGTACGCCGGCGTTTTAGAAGAGCAGCCGATACCGCTCATCTTGGCCAGCTTGTGCGGCTCCAATCCGTAGTCGTACAGCGCCTTGATTAAATGATTGGTAATCGAGTTGTGACCGCAGCCGGCGCACAGTGTCGTCGGCAGTCCTTTGTAGACTTCGCGGGTGAGCCCGATCAGGTTAACCGTCATGTTTCGACCCTTTAATCGGCGACGACCGCCGGCTGGCGTTCGGCTTCGAGCAGCGGCTCGACGATGGCGTGTGCGTCGATCGGCACTCCGTTATAATGCCGCACCGATTGCAGTCGCTGAATGAGATGCGTCGGCAGTTCGGTGCGTAGAATTCCGAAGAGTTGGCCGTCGCGGTTCTGTTCCACGACGTAGACGCGATCGTAGCGCGCGATCGTCGTCGCGACGTCGGGAGACAGCGGCAGCGCTCGCACGCGGATGTAGTCGACGTCGATGCCGGCGTCGTGCAAGCGGTCGCGTGCCTCGACCACGGCGTGATGGGTCGTACCATATGCGAGAATTGCAACCCGCCGTCCGGACGCCTCGACAATCGGCGCCGGCACGGACATGCGCGCCGATTCGTGCTTGCGCACGAGACGATCGAGATTCCGCTTCCAAACGTCGGGAAGTTCTGAATAGCGCGCTTCCTCATCGTGGCCGGTTCCGCGCGTGAAAAAGCCGGCGTCGCTGTGTTTCGTGCCGGGCAGCGTTCGATACGGGATGCCGTCGTTGTCCACATCGCGATACCGGCCCCACGACGGCAGCCGGTTGAGATCCTCGGCCGTCAAAACTTTGCCGCGATCGAACGGCTTCGTCGGATAGTGCAGCGGTGGCGTCAGCCACGAGTTCATCCCCAGATCCAAATCCGAGAGCACGAACACCGGCGTTTGAAAACGATCGGCCAAATCGAACGACTCCATCGCGAACTCGTACGCCTCCTCGATGGTAGCCGGCAGCAGTACGATGTGCTTGGTGTCGCCGTGCGACAGCGTGTACGCAAAGGCGACGTCGCCCTGCATGGTGCGCGTCGGCAAGCCGGTCGACGGCCCGGCGCGCTGCACGTCGAAAATCACTCCCGGCACTTCGGCAAAGTAACCGAAGCCGGCATACTCGGCCATCAGCGACACACCAGGCCCCGACGTGGAGGTCATCGCACGCGCCCCGGCCCAACCGGCGCCGAACACCATGCCGGCCGCGGCCAGCTCGTCCTCGGCTTGGACGATCGCAACGGCGCGCTCGCCGGTCTCCGGATCGGTGCGGTAACGCTCGCAAAATTGAATGAAGTATTCGACCAGCGACGATGACGGCGTGATCGGATACCAGGCGGCAACGGTGCAACCGCCCATCACGCACCCCAGTGCCGACGCGCGATTACCTTCCATGAAAAGAAGGTTCTCGGTGGCACCGGTCATCGGTTCGAGCTTATACGGGTCGCGTTTTTCGAAATGTTCGCGCGCGTAGTCGTAGCCGACCCGGACCGCCGCCATGTTCGATTCGATTGCCGCCGTTTTTTTCTTAAACTGTGCGCGGAGGCCGGCCTCGACGGTTTCCAGCGGCAACTCCAATAGCTGCGCCAGCGCGCCCACGTAGATCATGTTGGTGAGATACTTACGCAAGTCGCCGCGATCGCCGAAGTGCTCCTTAGCGAGTTGCGTGAACGGCACTCCGTAATACACGACGTCGTCGCGCAGCGTCTCGCCGGCCACTGGATAGGCGGCTTCGTGCAGAATCGCCCCACCCGGCTTGACGCCGGTCACGTCGGTCGCCCACGTCGTCGCATTCAGCGAAACCAGTACGTCGACGTCACGCGTGCGGCACCGATAACCTTTGGCGGTAACCCGAATATCGAACCACGTCGGCAGTCCCTCGATGTTCGAGGGAAACACATTCTTCGGCGCGACCGGAACGCCGAGCCCGACGATGGCGTTGGTGATCGCCAAGTTGGCAGACTGGCTTCCCGACCCGTTCACGGTGGCCACGCGAATCGTAAAATCGTTGACGGCACGCTGCGTCATGCGGCGTAGTTCCGACCGCGTACGGAAATACCCTTACGAAGGCTACGCCCCGCGGATTGGTGGCGCTCCG contains the following coding sequences:
- a CDS encoding MFS transporter, with protein sequence MSATFFMLLVDFSIVSIALPTIETELHLSAGQGQWIVSTYAIFLAGFLMLTGRCADLYGRYRFFIVGLAVFTIASLLGGLAHDGTFLIAMRGLQGLGAAMVNPAALAIVLSLFPAGPARSRAIALWGTIGSSGIAAGMLFGGILVQFLGWRSVFFVNIPFAVAVFVLVRTYVPCDTPQRSSSRLDVVGALTLTAALLTFVYTIESVPQRGWTSIATGAGIVATIALLVLLVRIERRAAEPILPSRLFRYPDLLSGAAVMLLQPMSYAGVLVFTSMYAQRVAGYSALDAGLAFLPSSVIASFVAAPLTMTIVRRIGVRAMGFIASAVMVAGEAILLFLHPSTPFWYGLLPATVIGGFGGMLAYQSGMIAGLGHVDDADEGSASAALSFALQLGIGFGVALGASAQELRARALLHAGATPADALAGGLIAAFWVCVAVGVVTLISVAGIRHAATAELPLRHFLPLGKLHHRVVARTP
- a CDS encoding 2-oxoacid:ferredoxin oxidoreductase subunit beta; this translates as MTVNLIGLTREVYKGLPTTLCAGCGHNSITNHLIKALYDYGLEPHKLAKMSGIGCSSKTPAYFVEQAHGFNGLHGRMPSAATGAKVANRNLVVMGISGDGDTASIGLGQYCHMIRRNVDLTYIIENNGCYGLTKGQFSATADVGSTQKGGKVNEYATIDVCGLAIELGATFVARSFSGDGKQLVPLLQAALSHRGTAIIDIISPCVTFNDHEGSTKSYAYVKDHDIVLHTADYIAGGREITVDYEPGTVRDVELDDGSHVLLRKLEVDYDPTNAGLALGVIHEATARGEFVTGLLYVDTNARDLCERERLPKRSLVDHDEESLRISRTDWDALMRP
- a CDS encoding 2-oxoacid:acceptor oxidoreductase subunit alpha, with amino-acid sequence MTQRAVNDFTIRVATVNGSGSQSANLAITNAIVGLGVPVAPKNVFPSNIEGLPTWFDIRVTAKGYRCRTRDVDVLVSLNATTWATDVTGVKPGGAILHEAAYPVAGETLRDDVVYYGVPFTQLAKEHFGDRGDLRKYLTNMIYVGALAQLLELPLETVEAGLRAQFKKKTAAIESNMAAVRVGYDYAREHFEKRDPYKLEPMTGATENLLFMEGNRASALGCVMGGCTVAAWYPITPSSSLVEYFIQFCERYRTDPETGERAVAIVQAEDELAAAGMVFGAGWAGARAMTSTSGPGVSLMAEYAGFGYFAEVPGVIFDVQRAGPSTGLPTRTMQGDVAFAYTLSHGDTKHIVLLPATIEEAYEFAMESFDLADRFQTPVFVLSDLDLGMNSWLTPPLHYPTKPFDRGKVLTAEDLNRLPSWGRYRDVDNDGIPYRTLPGTKHSDAGFFTRGTGHDEEARYSELPDVWKRNLDRLVRKHESARMSVPAPIVEASGRRVAILAYGTTHHAVVEARDRLHDAGIDVDYIRVRALPLSPDVATTIARYDRVYVVEQNRDGQLFGILRTELPTHLIQRLQSVRHYNGVPIDAHAIVEPLLEAERQPAVVAD